The following are from one region of the Hallerella porci genome:
- a CDS encoding tRNA (N(6)-L-threonylcarbamoyladenosine(37)-C(2))-methylthiotransferase: MRSQRTVAILSEGCAANFGDGEKIGERFAQEGFAVQFEMPSETPNAIVLNSCTVKGISSATKLAKKIRSAFPTIPVWVTGCATEDLKRELLRLYPDFCFGPKDAHKNESAFREFLDKLTFENSEISQHDENLFCHSGIGLVNIEEGCLDACSYCSTHLVKGILRSASPESIVRRVQRKVEAGAKQIFLTGQDTSCYGFDLKTNLAELLQNILVHVPGDYKIRLGMGNPRHVLRYLDALLETFSDDHLYKFVHIPVQSGSDRILKAMNRRHTVKEYFHIAETFQTHFPEMTLGTDIIVAFPGETKEDFLASVELVKRTRPSICNITRFVPREGTPAFAFQNGVLKEERYARSAELSRIFQQIALENNSRFIGKTEMVTVEKNGQRPGTTIARDNAYRPVALSGNFPASKTLPVKIVRAETFALIAELI, translated from the coding sequence ATGCGTTCACAGCGAACAGTAGCCATTCTCAGCGAAGGCTGTGCGGCGAACTTTGGGGACGGAGAAAAGATCGGGGAACGCTTCGCCCAAGAGGGATTCGCCGTCCAATTTGAAATGCCCTCCGAAACGCCAAATGCGATTGTTTTAAATTCGTGCACCGTCAAAGGAATTTCTTCAGCAACGAAACTCGCAAAAAAAATTCGAAGCGCATTTCCCACCATTCCTGTTTGGGTGACCGGCTGCGCGACCGAAGATTTAAAACGCGAACTGTTGCGTTTATATCCCGATTTTTGTTTCGGGCCAAAAGATGCGCACAAAAATGAATCCGCATTTCGTGAATTCCTGGACAAATTAACTTTTGAAAATTCCGAAATTTCTCAACACGACGAAAATTTATTTTGCCATTCTGGCATAGGCCTCGTCAATATCGAAGAAGGCTGTTTAGATGCGTGCAGTTATTGTTCAACGCATTTAGTCAAAGGAATCTTAAGAAGCGCTTCTCCCGAGTCCATTGTTCGCCGCGTGCAACGCAAAGTAGAAGCCGGCGCAAAGCAAATTTTTTTAACCGGTCAAGATACGAGTTGCTACGGATTTGATTTGAAAACAAATCTCGCCGAACTTTTGCAAAATATTCTCGTCCACGTTCCGGGCGATTATAAAATTCGTTTGGGAATGGGAAACCCGCGGCATGTGCTGCGTTATTTAGACGCTCTTCTCGAAACATTTTCCGACGACCATTTATATAAATTTGTGCACATTCCTGTGCAAAGCGGAAGCGACCGCATTTTAAAAGCGATGAACCGTCGCCATACCGTCAAAGAATATTTTCACATCGCCGAAACTTTTCAAACGCACTTTCCCGAGATGACTCTTGGCACCGATATTATCGTCGCCTTTCCCGGAGAAACGAAAGAAGATTTTCTCGCAAGCGTCGAATTGGTAAAGAGAACGCGGCCGTCCATTTGTAACATTACCCGCTTTGTTCCGCGCGAAGGCACGCCTGCCTTCGCCTTTCAAAACGGAGTTTTGAAAGAGGAGCGCTATGCGCGCTCTGCGGAACTCTCCCGCATCTTTCAGCAGATTGCATTAGAAAATAACAGTCGTTTCATCGGGAAAACCGAAATGGTCACCGTCGAAAAAAACGGTCAGCGTCCGGGTACAACTATCGCCCGCGATAACGCCTATCGTCCCGTCGCCCTATCGGGAAACTTCCCCGCCAGTAAAACTCTTCCCGTTAAAATCGTCCGCGCAGAAACTTTTGCGCTCATCGCCGAGCTCATTTAA
- the greA gene encoding transcription elongation factor GreA, protein MDNIPVTQETYDQLKQELDQLKKVERPKIIDEIAEARAQGDLSENFAYHAAKDRQGEIESRINYLEDRVARAVIIKYDASKSGEIKFGATVKLLNKKTNRQITYMIVSPEGVDAINGKISFTSPIGKALLGKKKGDIAEVITPKGKNLFEILDVQ, encoded by the coding sequence ATGGATAATATACCTGTAACACAAGAAACCTACGATCAACTGAAACAAGAATTGGACCAACTGAAAAAAGTGGAACGTCCAAAAATCATCGACGAAATCGCTGAAGCGCGCGCACAAGGTGATTTGAGCGAAAACTTTGCTTATCACGCAGCCAAAGACCGCCAAGGCGAAATCGAATCCCGCATTAACTACTTGGAAGACCGCGTCGCACGCGCTGTCATCATCAAGTACGATGCGAGCAAAAGCGGCGAAATTAAATTCGGCGCGACGGTAAAACTTTTGAATAAAAAGACGAATCGTCAAATCACTTATATGATTGTTTCTCCGGAAGGCGTTGACGCGATTAACGGAAAAATCAGTTTTACAAGTCCGATTGGAAAAGCGCTTCTCGGCAAAAAGAAAGGCGATATCGCAGAAGTCATTACGCCCAAAGGCAAAAATCTTTTTGAAATTTTGGACGTGCAATAA
- the holA gene encoding DNA polymerase III subunit delta, giving the protein MIIVLIGDSEFEKERLIEQFLEKTLGDRKDDPLARKIIFANDSNVQSVSDAIIESCDSCSLFATEQSVVLRNAEMLKASDSAALEDWFKTKPDANLLLEFEKLLKTSKLYKALSGIATVKECKSPRDYEMAKWVTLHTETDLGRRIEPLAAEYIADALGTNQALIDSEIKKILLLDPEGKIISLEQAKLMIAPQREIAAFEIRESFGDRDPIAYTKKLRELLDSGVEGIQIVAALEAYAVRLLHIHTMLSRKISAKEIAAKLGANPWLFENKLNEPRKALNWPIPLLCRVIKRLGELDCEIKNGICDSRMGLELSLAALVIR; this is encoded by the coding sequence ATGATTATCGTCCTCATCGGCGACAGTGAATTTGAAAAGGAACGCTTAATTGAGCAGTTCCTTGAAAAAACATTGGGCGACCGCAAGGACGATCCTCTTGCCCGCAAAATTATTTTTGCAAACGATTCCAATGTCCAATCGGTTTCCGATGCGATTATTGAATCGTGTGATTCGTGCTCGCTTTTTGCGACGGAGCAATCCGTCGTTTTGCGCAATGCAGAAATGTTAAAAGCGAGCGATTCTGCAGCCTTAGAAGATTGGTTTAAGACAAAACCCGACGCCAATTTACTTCTTGAATTTGAAAAGCTTTTAAAGACGAGCAAACTTTATAAAGCTCTTTCGGGAATTGCAACCGTTAAAGAATGCAAATCGCCGCGCGATTATGAAATGGCGAAATGGGTGACGCTCCATACCGAAACCGATCTCGGCAGACGCATAGAACCGCTTGCCGCTGAATATATCGCCGACGCTCTCGGAACAAATCAAGCGTTAATCGATTCCGAAATTAAAAAAATTCTTCTTCTCGATCCCGAAGGAAAAATCATTTCTTTGGAGCAAGCGAAATTGATGATTGCTCCGCAAAGGGAAATCGCCGCCTTCGAAATTCGCGAATCTTTCGGTGACCGCGACCCGATTGCTTACACCAAAAAACTCCGCGAACTTTTGGATTCTGGCGTCGAAGGCATTCAAATCGTCGCCGCTCTCGAAGCTTACGCAGTGCGACTTTTGCACATTCACACAATGCTCAGCCGAAAAATTTCTGCGAAAGAAATCGCTGCAAAACTCGGCGCGAATCCGTGGCTTTTTGAAAATAAATTGAACGAACCGCGAAAAGCATTAAATTGGCCCATTCCTCTTTTGTGCCGCGTCATTAAACGCTTAGGCGAACTCGACTGCGAAATTAAAAACGGCATTTGCGACAGCCGGATGGGTTTAGAACTTTCCCTCGCCGCTTTAGTCATCCGCTAA
- a CDS encoding SpoIID/LytB domain-containing protein: MMRFPLLFLAAGLVSCAPLPPLVTDPPSETPAENSQKKIASADSLSKDSAASVPFVAVAPAVAPKDSSVSDSSNFKPVEPAPVLSSTPKNIPTMALAAELSRDFRVGIQVGVSKTEISGKNYRIAFHENDDGSEKSGALKISANGSRVSAGSDKADSVWIFPGESSRISVDGKEYRGKILVVNSAKKLNVINILPIEDYLKGVVPNEIGKLDASMFEALKVQAVAARTYAYHHFNSRISLGFDVFATVQDQVYNGCASEAELPSAAIDSTAGIVLTNNGEFIEAYYHSTCGGYTDGVEVWGLAPVSYLKSQSDMKNTDSAWCSASSYSSWKKVYSEKELVTMFKKNFKAAKASGNSDFSKIQQIEVQSEFPGRRVNQLEVLTDKGIFTANGDRIRQLFKEGSKILPSSKFKIEKNGKVWVLDGSGFGHGIGMCQMGARARAKAGQSFQEILQAYYPGTSLQCVHSEQ, from the coding sequence ATTCACTTTCGAAAGATTCTGCAGCAAGCGTTCCCTTTGTTGCCGTCGCGCCAGCGGTGGCTCCGAAGGATTCTTCTGTTTCGGATTCTTCCAATTTTAAACCGGTAGAACCTGCGCCTGTTCTTTCGAGTACTCCCAAAAATATTCCGACGATGGCGTTAGCCGCAGAACTTTCTCGCGATTTTCGCGTCGGCATTCAAGTCGGCGTTTCAAAGACCGAAATTTCGGGCAAAAATTACCGCATCGCTTTTCATGAAAATGATGACGGCTCCGAAAAATCGGGCGCATTAAAAATTTCGGCGAACGGTTCCCGCGTTTCAGCGGGCTCGGATAAAGCCGATTCTGTTTGGATTTTCCCCGGCGAAAGTTCTCGGATTTCTGTCGACGGCAAAGAATACCGCGGAAAAATTCTCGTCGTCAATTCGGCGAAAAAATTAAACGTCATCAACATTCTCCCGATTGAAGATTATTTGAAAGGCGTCGTTCCAAACGAAATTGGAAAACTCGACGCGAGTATGTTTGAAGCATTAAAAGTGCAAGCGGTTGCAGCGCGCACTTACGCTTATCATCATTTTAATTCCCGCATTTCTCTCGGTTTCGATGTATTTGCCACCGTACAAGATCAAGTGTATAACGGATGCGCAAGCGAAGCCGAATTACCAAGTGCTGCAATTGATTCGACCGCAGGAATTGTGCTCACCAATAACGGCGAATTTATCGAAGCGTATTATCATTCCACTTGCGGCGGCTACACCGACGGCGTTGAAGTTTGGGGACTTGCTCCCGTCAGCTATCTCAAAAGTCAAAGCGATATGAAAAACACCGATTCCGCTTGGTGCAGCGCAAGTTCATACTCTTCGTGGAAAAAAGTTTACAGCGAAAAAGAATTGGTGACGATGTTTAAGAAGAATTTCAAAGCGGCCAAAGCCAGCGGAAATTCTGACTTTAGCAAAATTCAACAAATCGAAGTGCAATCGGAATTTCCGGGACGCCGCGTCAATCAATTAGAAGTTTTAACCGACAAAGGAATCTTCACCGCAAACGGCGACCGCATTCGTCAACTCTTCAAAGAAGGTTCAAAAATTTTACCGTCTTCCAAATTTAAAATCGAAAAGAATGGAAAAGTTTGGGTACTCGACGGATCGGGTTTTGGACACGGAATCGGGATGTGCCAAATGGGCGCACGCGCACGCGCAAAAGCCGGCCAAAGTTTCCAGGAAATTCTGCAAGCCTACTACCCGGGGACATCTCTCCAATGCGTTCACAGCGAACAGTAG
- a CDS encoding Rpn family recombination-promoting nuclease/putative transposase has product MNQSQSNRDHDGLFRYEYSEPKNAKALLDICRTSNRNLDVMLADVNLDTLERIPEGYNEVGERGEADVCFKAKIFGGKEINVGILMEHKSKSDKKVLEQIGRYAIRLMRDRGADIFSWFPTKAIIIYNGRTSWDPLAEYRKKERAKFNGADLPYECVLVNLADVNENACLSSNTPSAAIVAIAMKYAFNPEGFKAAIPKVEELLHRLPNDEQAILIEKIVLYLGEYIGEKTVEDLQMAWQSIGQKYGFVSAGDARRAAEKEGRAKGHQEGRAEGLAEGRAEGRAEGRAEGIRQEKFSLAKGFRDEGVPLNIIAKQTGLTINEIKAL; this is encoded by the coding sequence ATGAATCAGTCTCAATCCAATCGCGATCACGACGGACTTTTTCGCTACGAATATAGCGAGCCGAAAAACGCAAAAGCTCTGCTGGACATTTGCCGGACAAGCAATCGAAATCTCGATGTGATGCTTGCGGATGTCAATCTCGACACACTGGAGCGCATTCCCGAAGGTTACAACGAGGTCGGAGAGCGCGGCGAAGCGGACGTCTGCTTCAAGGCAAAAATTTTCGGCGGAAAAGAAATCAACGTCGGAATCCTCATGGAACATAAGTCCAAAAGCGACAAAAAGGTTCTTGAGCAGATTGGAAGATACGCTATCAGGTTGATGAGAGACCGTGGTGCCGATATTTTTAGTTGGTTTCCGACCAAGGCGATTATCATTTATAACGGCCGTACAAGCTGGGATCCGCTTGCCGAATACCGCAAGAAGGAACGTGCCAAATTTAATGGCGCAGATCTTCCATACGAATGCGTTCTGGTAAACTTGGCCGATGTCAACGAAAACGCTTGCCTTTCTTCCAACACGCCCTCCGCAGCAATTGTCGCCATCGCTATGAAGTACGCCTTTAACCCAGAGGGATTTAAAGCGGCAATTCCAAAAGTTGAAGAATTGCTTCACCGTCTCCCAAACGATGAACAGGCAATTCTCATCGAAAAAATTGTATTATATTTAGGGGAGTACATCGGTGAGAAAACCGTGGAGGATCTTCAAATGGCATGGCAAAGTATTGGACAAAAATATGGCTTTGTAAGCGCCGGCGATGCACGTCGCGCCGCTGAAAAAGAAGGTCGCGCGAAAGGTCATCAAGAAGGCCGTGCTGAAGGACTTGCAGAAGGCCGTGCAGAAGGTCGCGCAGAAGGCCGTGCAGAAGGCATTCGGCAAGAAAAGTTTTCTCTTGCTAAAGGTTTCCGGGATGAAGGCGTACCTTTAAACATTATCGCCAAGCAAACGGGCCTCACTATTAATGAAATCAAAGCTTTGTAG
- the argJ gene encoding bifunctional glutamate N-acetyltransferase/amino-acid acetyltransferase ArgJ: MLTMLKDGGVCSPKGFTACGFTAGIKASGKPDMALLKSEQAARCFAVFTTNKVKAAPVLYDKSVLEHAHFASAVIVNSGNANACTGEKGFRDSARTAELVEDQLGLAPKSVLVCSTGVIGHLMPMDKVEKAIPHLIQGLHENASEEFATAILTTDRVKKSLAIEIETAKGKVTVGGCCKGSGMIHPNMATMLAFITTDLGLPLDFFAEFRADISDSFNAITVDGDMSTNDTCILLANGVSGIKYEDLSISEKSEFRAALMTVMKELAKNIARDGEGATKFIEIRIEKAESHAESLKMARFIGTSNLAKCAMFGEDPNWGRILSSAGSSGVNMIADQTDLYFGDVQVLAGGRPLECDQKKLEAVVKQREYKVTLVLNIGEASASAYTCDLSYEYVKINAEYTT, from the coding sequence ATGTTGACGATGCTGAAAGACGGTGGCGTTTGCTCGCCGAAAGGATTTACGGCTTGCGGTTTTACAGCTGGCATTAAAGCGAGCGGAAAACCGGATATGGCGCTTCTCAAAAGCGAACAAGCTGCGCGTTGCTTTGCAGTATTCACCACAAATAAAGTGAAAGCTGCGCCCGTTCTTTACGATAAATCGGTTTTGGAACATGCGCATTTTGCGTCGGCAGTTATCGTGAACAGCGGCAATGCAAATGCATGCACCGGCGAAAAAGGTTTTCGTGATAGTGCGCGTACCGCAGAACTTGTCGAAGATCAACTCGGGCTTGCGCCGAAGAGCGTTTTAGTTTGCAGCACCGGAGTCATCGGACATTTAATGCCGATGGACAAAGTGGAAAAAGCGATTCCGCATTTGATTCAAGGTTTGCACGAAAACGCTTCCGAAGAATTTGCGACAGCGATTCTTACAACAGACCGCGTCAAAAAATCTCTCGCCATTGAAATTGAAACGGCGAAAGGAAAAGTTACGGTGGGCGGTTGCTGCAAAGGCAGCGGCATGATTCATCCGAATATGGCGACGATGCTTGCGTTCATCACCACGGATCTCGGACTTCCGTTGGATTTCTTTGCCGAATTCCGCGCAGACATTTCGGATTCGTTTAATGCGATTACTGTCGATGGCGATATGAGTACAAATGATACATGCATTTTACTCGCCAACGGCGTCTCGGGAATTAAATATGAAGATCTTTCCATTAGCGAAAAAAGTGAATTCCGCGCTGCGTTAATGACTGTGATGAAAGAACTCGCAAAGAATATCGCCCGCGACGGCGAAGGCGCAACCAAGTTCATCGAAATTCGCATTGAAAAAGCAGAAAGTCATGCAGAATCCCTTAAAATGGCGCGCTTTATCGGAACAAGTAATTTGGCAAAGTGCGCGATGTTTGGCGAAGATCCAAACTGGGGGCGTATTCTTTCAAGCGCAGGATCGAGTGGCGTCAACATGATTGCAGACCAAACCGATCTTTACTTCGGCGATGTTCAAGTTCTCGCGGGCGGTCGTCCCTTAGAATGCGATCAGAAAAAATTGGAAGCCGTCGTGAAGCAACGCGAATACAAAGTCACTCTCGTTCTCAACATCGGCGAAGCCAGCGCTTCGGCATATACCTGCGATTTGAGTTACGAATACGTGAAAATCAACGCAGAATACACGACCTGA